One window from the genome of Cryptococcus tetragattii IND107 chromosome 2, whole genome shotgun sequence encodes:
- a CDS encoding translation initiation factor SUI1, with translation MSTTVTQSKVDATTKKTKAPAATAGVENLGPAFDPFAPVNDLNDTPSIEKAVGSKNDKIHIRLQQRNGRKTLTTVQGIPSKYNHSKILKAMKKEFACNGTVVKPEVDSGEEDSPAPVAKNHGDVLQLQGDQRVAAKQFLIDSGIVAQKEAKDLIVVHGY, from the exons ATGAGCACTACAG TTACCCAGAGCAAGGTGGACGCCACTACCAAGAAGACAAAGGCCCCCGCGGCTACGGCTGGGGTTGAGAACCTCGGTCCTGCTTTTG ACCCTTTTGCACCCGTTAACGACTTGAACGACACTCCCTCTATCGAAAAGGCCGTCGGCTCCAAAAATGACAAGATTCACATCC GTCTCCAGCAGCGTAACGGTCGAAAGACCCTTACCACTGTGCAGGGTATTCCCAGCAAGTACAACCACTCCAAGATCCTTAaagcgatgaagaaggagtttGCCTGCAACGGTACCGTTGTCAAGCCCGAAGTTGACTCTGGCGAGGAAGACTCTCCTGCTCCCGTCGCCAAGAACCATGGTGACGTTTTGCAGCTGCAAGGCGACCAGAGGGTCGCCGCCAAGCAGTTCCTCATTGACTCGGGGATCGTCGCTCAGAAGGAGGCCAAGGACCTTATTGTTGT CCACGGTTACTAA
- a CDS encoding glutaredoxin gives MPFNSHGNNAPLLPLTRHSFSDPFLRRSTARRLSYGIKNRASQYPYSVTIGGILTFVFFLFVYTRPVSDFGRFNSATSRLHIRTADEDLFPLPTPEHKIHRPDSKMDNGVMLLTVDENELIAEDDLFWDSYTEAEPLSVEEAAAEAELLAHKQNVQAQNEAQSLRALIWWLAEGGVLPNDFEVPSKSHLRKIGSSGFEKLLSSIDAGDENQMIFEEGWADFADRRYSIVVFSKTYCPYSKNAKSILGEYHLSPAPFIIELNQRSDMEALQDFLQRFTDRRTVPNILLDFISIGGSDDITLLHSEGGLQRKFEEMGAFPGLVRREASLLSNAEESGKDREIEETREELPVETRTETKGEVPEMDLYEEEQEEVYDIPAERVWRS, from the exons ATGCCTTTCAACAGCCACGGTAACAAtgctcctctcctcccactgACTCGtcactccttctctgaTCCTTTCTTACGGCGCTCAACTGCCCGAAGGCTGTCGTACGGTATCAAGAACCGGGCATCTCAATATCCCTATTCCGTCACCATAGGTGGTATCCTCaccttcgtcttcttcctttttgtttACACTCGTCCTGTCTCCGATTTTGGTCGTTTCAATTCTGCCACTTCAAGATTACATATCAGAACCGCCGATGAAGATCTATTTCCCCTACCCACACCAGAACACAAGATACACCGTCCAGATTCCAAAATGGACAATGGTGTAATGCTTTTAACAGTAGACGAAAATGAGTTAATAGCAGAAGACGACTTATTCTGGGATTCTTATACCGAAGCCGAGCCTCTCTCAGTAGAGGAAGCTGCTGCCGAAGCTGAACTTCTGGCACACAAGCAAAACGTTCAAGCGCAGAATGAAGCTCAATCGCTAAGGGCTTTGATCTGGTGGTTGGCTGAAGGTGGAGTGTTGCCCAATGATTTCGAGGTGCCAAGCAAGTCGCATTTGAGAAAAATTGGGTCGTCAGGCTTTGAAAAGTTGTTGTCGTCGATTGACGCGGGGGATGAGAATCAAATGATctttgaagagggatggGCAGACTTTGCGGATAGGAGGTATAGCATCGTTGTCTTCTCTAAA ACATACTGTCCATACTCCAAGAACGCCAAATCCATTCTTGGCGAGTACCATCTTTCCCCCGCACCATTCATCATCGAACTTAATCAACGAT CCGACATGGAAGCCCTCCAAGATTTCCTACAACGCTTTACCGACCGCCGTACCGTCcccaacatcctcctcgacttCATCTCTATCGGCGGTTCCGACGACATCACGCTCTTGCATTCCGAGGGTGGGCTGCAGCGCAAGTTTGAAGAAATGGGTGCTTTCCCTGGGTTGGTCAGACGGGAGGCAAGCTTGCTGTCTAACGCAGAAGAGAGTGGTAAGGACAGGGAAATCGAGGAGACCAGGGAGGAATTGCCTGTGGAGACAAGGACGGAGACCAAGGGGGAGGTACCAGAGATGGACCTGtatgaagaggaacaagaagaggtgtATGACATTCCCGCGGAAAGGGTTTGGAGATCATGA